The following are encoded together in the Babylonia areolata isolate BAREFJ2019XMU chromosome 18, ASM4173473v1, whole genome shotgun sequence genome:
- the LOC143292327 gene encoding uncharacterized protein LOC143292327 — translation MSGSDSHCPKATRASGTGPYGTPAYKVPAAKKNKGLAGAGGGRGYDPTMPTMTMTTVATATTSSMSPLSEDLTDTAWPLEKTLPKPSGVSVSRNFHRPSVKGDEILKTDPGSLTRQSINMIYTPIPAQLPDQPTPPPPQSCLQRDIHARVGEGEEALPCQVCGVPIPIPDRSQPKSSWAKQFPTDVFLSHLQEAVKQLEGRQPCCVCRSRQRTTQATHYCFDCASCYCTGCTEQHRHMPTHGSHRVKAMVEVTASDLMKHRKRFCSSHPGLPLDLFCLEHEEPMCQQCAMTVHQACGSITTVVKIATEKKGRLKDAEKFLETGISKCEDTKKRLQTETAEIEQLKQQTMAEVDGSFTQVIRALEKRRSKLKRDIDEHFSADAPQFQQTRDDCDTLMKSMKTRMDLLTQMIQHGSDFDILSCADSAFRSAESMAARQTVVAETPRPKVIVKMDDRAVHNFVELVSLLGAEVGSTQVRGILLKKITTKMKGDQHSPDVRDILLAADNHVVAIDNRNKCVKAILIDGDTFLTKRLQLKSEPWGGTKLQPSMMAVTGLKVIYIITITDQLALQSTVRTRKDYWGVCAISPINLACSCKYPPGVDIVDITGRRLRSIEVNPQGEQLFEMPGYVAMNGDNILVTDRAKKCLTCVDQEGKVVFVYRGQGDERLEFPRGICVDRKGRIFVADHDRNCVHLLSGRGEYLCQVMSVPKPRTLCLDHNDRTIYLSNEGKGITFFNLIEVET, via the exons atgTCCGGAAGTGACTCACACTGCCCCAAAGCCACCAGAGCTTCAGGGACGGGTCCCTACGGGACTCCGGCCTACAAGGTGCCCGCTGCCAAGAAGAACAAGGGCCTGGCAGGGGccggaggtgggagggggtacgACCCCACCAtgccgacgatgacgatgacgaccgTGGCGACGGCGACGACATCATCGATGAGCCCGTTGTCTGAAGACTTGACGGACACGGCGTGGCCGCTGGAGAAAACTCTGCCCAAACCTTCTGGGGTTTCTGTCTCCAGGAACTTTcatag GCCCAGTGTGAAGGGGGACGAGATCCTCAAGACCGACCCTGGCAGCCTGACCCGTCAGTCCATCAACATGAtctacacccccatccccgcacaGTTACCCGACCagcccaccccgcccccgccacaG AGCTGTCTGCAGAGGGACATCCACgcaagggtgggggagggggaggaggctcTGCCGTGTCAGGTGTGTGGAGTCCCCATCCCCATTCCCGACCGTTCCCAGCCCAAGAGCTCCTGGGCCAAGCAGTTTCCCACGGACGTCTTCCTCAGCCA CCTTCAAGAAGCGGTGAAGCAGCTGGAAGGGAGGCAGCCGTGCTGCGTCTGCCGGTCGCGGCAGCGCACGACGCAGGCCACCCACTACTGCTTCGACTGCGCCAGCTGCTACTGCACGGGCTGCACGGAGCAGCACCGCCACATGCCCACCCACGGGTCGCACAGGGTCAAGGCCATGGTCGAGGTCACCGCCTCGGACCTCATGAAGCACCGCAAGCGTTTCTGCAGCTCCCACCCCGGGCTGCCGCTGGACCTCTTCTGTCTG gagCATGAGGAGCCGATGTGTCAGCAGTGTGCCATGACGGTGCACCAGGCCTGTGGTAGCATCACCACTGTGGTCAAGATTGCCACTGAGAAGAAGGGCAGGCTGAAGGACGCTGAGAAGTTTCTGGAG ACGGGCATCAGCAAATGCGAGGACACGAAGAAACGCCTCCAGACGGAGACAGCTGAGATCGAGCAGCTGAAGCAACAGACGATGGCGGAGGTGGACGGATCCTTCACGCAG GTGATCCGCGCCTTAGAGAAGAGGCGGTCCAAGCTGAAGCGGGACATCGACGAGCACTTCTCGGCCGACGCCCCACAGTTCCAACAGACCCGGGACGACTGCGACACCCTGATGAAGTCCATGAAGACCAGGATGGACCTCCTGACCCAGATGATCCAGCACGGCTCAGACTTCGacatcctgtcctgcgcagaCAGCGCCTTCCGCTCGGCGGAGAGCATGGCTGCGAGACAGACCGTCGTGGCGGAGACCCCGCGACCTAAAGTCATCGTGAAGATGGATGATCGAGCCGTGCACAACTTCGTGGAGCTGGTGTCCCTGCTGGGAGCGGAGGTGGGCAGCACGCAGGTGAGGGGGATCCTGCTGAAGAAGATCACCACCAAGATGAAGGGCGACCAGCACAGCCCGGACGTCCGCGACATCCTTCTCGCCGCCGACAACCACGTGGTGGCCATCGACAACCGCAACAAATGCGTCAAGGCTATTCTCATCGACGGGGACACCTTTCTCACCAAGCGACTTCAGCTCAAGTCCGAGCCGTGGGGCGGGACGAAGCTCCAGCCGTCCATGATGGCCGTCACGGGGCTGAAGGTGatctacatcatcaccatcacggaCCAGCTGGCCCTGCAGTCCACCGTGAGGACCCGGAAAGACTACTGGGGGGTGTGCGCCATCTCGCCCATCAACCTGGCCTGCAGCTGCAAGTACCCGCCTGGCGTGGACATTGTGGACATCACGGGGAGACGGCTTCGCTCCATTGAG GTGAACCCCCAAGGGGAGCAACTCTTCGAGATGCCAGGGTACGTGGCCATGAACGGAGACAATATCCTGGTGACTGACCGTGCCAAGAAATGCCTCACGTGCGTGGACCAGGAAGGCAAG GTGGTCTTCGTCTATCGCGGACAGGGAGACGAGAGACTGGAGTTTCCGCGCGGCATCTGCGTAGACCGAAAGGGAAGGATCTTCGTGGCCGACCACGACCGCAACTGCGTCCACCTGCTGAGTGGACGAGGCGAGTACTTGTGTCAGGTGATGAGTGTGCCCAAACCCCGCACCCTCTGCCTGGACCACAACGATCGGACCATCTACCTGTCCAACGAGGGCAAAGGCATCACCTTCTTCAACTTGATAGAGGTGGAGACATGA